The following coding sequences lie in one Nocardioides sambongensis genomic window:
- a CDS encoding acyl-CoA dehydrogenase family protein, producing the protein MDFAHDSRTEEMQGRMRAFMEEHVLPAEAVFDAQLADSGDRWAWSRVPVLADLRTTAREQGLWNLFLPGEHAGVEGAGLTNLQYAPIAELSGRSKLAPPAMNCSAPDTGNMEVLSMFGTPEQKERWLHPLLRAEIRSAFAMTEPDVASSDATNISTRITRDGDEYVVSGRKWWITGAMNPDAEILIVMGKTDPDADRHRQQSMILVPRDTPGLEIVRGMEVYGYDDHDHGGHAELVFHDVRVPAANLIGEEGQGFAIAQARLGPGRIHHCMRALGLAERAVELMCARADERVAFGRKLSDQGVVRDWIAESRVKIEQLRLLCLKAAWLMDTKGNKGAHTEIQAIKIATPATVEWILDKAIQTHGAGGLSQDFPLAPAIAGIRTLRFADGPDEVHKQALARHELRRQAGLREQAGAAR; encoded by the coding sequence ATGGACTTCGCCCACGACTCACGCACCGAGGAAATGCAGGGCCGGATGCGCGCCTTCATGGAGGAGCACGTGCTCCCCGCCGAGGCGGTGTTCGACGCCCAGCTCGCCGACTCCGGAGACCGGTGGGCGTGGTCACGCGTGCCGGTGCTCGCCGACCTGCGCACCACCGCCCGCGAGCAGGGGCTGTGGAACCTCTTCCTGCCGGGCGAGCACGCGGGCGTGGAGGGCGCCGGCCTGACCAACCTGCAGTACGCACCGATCGCCGAGCTCAGCGGCCGGTCCAAGCTCGCGCCGCCGGCGATGAACTGCTCGGCCCCGGACACCGGCAACATGGAGGTGCTCTCCATGTTCGGCACCCCGGAGCAGAAGGAGCGCTGGCTGCACCCGCTGCTGCGCGCCGAGATCCGCTCGGCCTTCGCGATGACCGAGCCCGACGTCGCCTCCTCCGACGCCACCAACATCTCCACCCGGATCACCCGGGACGGTGACGAGTACGTGGTCAGCGGGCGGAAGTGGTGGATCACCGGCGCGATGAACCCCGACGCCGAGATCCTGATCGTGATGGGCAAGACCGATCCCGACGCCGACCGGCACCGCCAGCAGTCGATGATCCTCGTCCCCCGGGACACCCCCGGCCTGGAGATCGTCCGCGGCATGGAGGTCTACGGGTACGACGACCACGACCACGGCGGTCACGCCGAGCTGGTCTTCCACGACGTACGGGTCCCGGCGGCCAACCTGATCGGCGAGGAGGGGCAGGGCTTCGCGATCGCCCAGGCCCGCCTCGGACCGGGCCGGATCCACCACTGCATGCGCGCCCTCGGGCTGGCCGAGCGGGCCGTGGAGCTGATGTGCGCCCGCGCCGACGAGCGGGTCGCGTTCGGCCGCAAGCTCTCCGACCAGGGAGTGGTCCGCGACTGGATCGCCGAGTCGCGGGTGAAGATCGAGCAACTGCGGCTGCTCTGCCTCAAGGCGGCCTGGCTGATGGACACCAAGGGCAACAAGGGCGCCCACACCGAGATCCAGGCGATCAAGATCGCCACCCCGGCGACCGTGGAGTGGATCCTGGACAAGGCGATCCAGACGCACGGCGCCGGCGGCCTCTCCCAGGACTTCCCACTGGCGCCGGCCATCGCCGGGATCCGCACCCTGCGGTTCGCCGACGGCCCCGACGAGGTCCACAAGCAGGCGCTGGCCCGCCACGAGCTGCGCCGGCAGGCCGGTCTCCGCGAGCAGGCAGGGGCGGCCCGATGA
- a CDS encoding acyl-CoA dehydrogenase family protein yields MSTNVLATPADVDLLPTQDGEDLRAAVRSVLAAQCDPTAVIACYDGDRSVVAPLWRALAVDLGLAGLLVPEEHGGHGATARDAAVVLEELGAAVAPVPFLTSSVLATGLLASPTATDAAAEVLTALAAGEQVATLVVPWSTGPGDVPLLGSDGGAVRSVAGAVEADVLLVPVAAAGGTEVRAVPVAAAEVTGVPSLDMTRQLADVRVSAEALAAAPVVVADADAALTDALTLGAALLASEQAGIIRWCVTTTVAYLKERRQFGRVVGGFQALKHRLADLYVEAEQATAAATWAAATAAEGAGPDAGPDEARLASAVAASYCSRVAVHAAEETVQLHAGIAMTWEHPAHLALKRAKSDQIALGSPEQHHVIVADLARLPGPTAG; encoded by the coding sequence ATGAGCACGAACGTCCTGGCCACTCCCGCCGACGTCGACCTGCTGCCCACCCAGGACGGTGAGGACCTGCGGGCCGCGGTCCGCTCGGTGCTCGCGGCCCAGTGCGACCCCACCGCGGTGATCGCCTGCTACGACGGCGACCGCTCGGTGGTGGCGCCGCTGTGGCGTGCCCTCGCGGTCGACCTCGGCCTCGCCGGCCTGCTGGTGCCCGAGGAGCACGGCGGCCACGGCGCCACCGCGCGCGACGCCGCCGTGGTGCTCGAGGAGCTCGGCGCGGCCGTGGCCCCGGTGCCGTTCCTGACCAGCAGCGTGCTCGCCACCGGGCTCCTCGCCTCGCCGACCGCCACCGACGCGGCCGCCGAGGTCCTCACCGCGCTGGCCGCGGGTGAGCAGGTGGCGACCCTGGTGGTGCCGTGGTCCACCGGGCCCGGCGACGTGCCGCTGCTGGGCAGCGACGGCGGAGCGGTGCGCAGCGTCGCCGGCGCCGTCGAGGCCGACGTGCTGCTGGTGCCGGTCGCCGCGGCCGGCGGCACCGAGGTGCGGGCGGTCCCGGTGGCCGCGGCCGAGGTGACCGGGGTGCCGTCGCTGGACATGACGCGACAGCTCGCCGACGTCCGGGTGAGCGCCGAGGCCCTCGCCGCGGCCCCGGTGGTGGTCGCCGATGCGGACGCGGCACTCACCGACGCGCTGACGCTGGGCGCCGCCCTGCTGGCCTCCGAGCAGGCCGGGATCATCCGCTGGTGCGTCACCACCACCGTGGCCTACCTGAAGGAGCGGCGGCAGTTCGGCCGGGTGGTCGGCGGGTTCCAGGCGCTCAAGCACCGGCTCGCCGACCTCTACGTGGAGGCCGAGCAGGCCACGGCGGCGGCGACCTGGGCGGCCGCGACGGCGGCCGAGGGCGCCGGCCCGGACGCCGGTCCGGACGAGGCACGGCTGGCGTCGGCGGTCGCTGCGTCGTACTGCAGCCGGGTCGCGGTGCACGCGGCCGAGGAGACCGTGCAGCTGCACGCCGGCATCGCGATGACCTGGGAGCACCCGGCCCACCTGGCGCTGAAGCGCGCCAAGTCGGACCAGATCGCTCTCGGCTCGCCCGAGCAGCACCATGTGATCGTGGCGGACCTGGCCCGACTGCCGGGCCCGACCGCGGGCTGA
- a CDS encoding acyl-CoA dehydrogenase family protein, with product MTAADLRERVERLLAEHDPATTDRLDFLRARYDAGLAWVWFPEGLGGLGLARGDQGPVDALLAEAGAPGNHPERNGIGLGMAAPTILRFGTEEQKKRFLRPLWTGEEIWCQLFSEPGAGSDLAGLATRAVPDGDGWVVNGQKVWTSGAHNAQLAILVARTDPDAPKHRGLTYFLCDMTDPGVEVRPLRQITGEAEFNEVFLNDVRIPDSQRLGEVGQGWLVAAATLDNERVAIGGAAAPREAGMIGKVARTWRERPELRTTGVHQQLVESWVDAEVARVTGVRLRQKLAQGQPGPEGSAMKLVFAGLAQRLSGLELELLAEDGLRYSDWTMVRPDRVDFTGRDAGYRYLRAKGNSIEGGTSEILRNVIAERVLGLPGEHRVDKDVPWKEIPR from the coding sequence ATGACCGCCGCCGATCTCCGTGAGCGGGTCGAGCGGCTGCTCGCCGAGCACGACCCCGCCACCACCGACCGTCTCGACTTCCTCCGCGCCCGGTACGACGCCGGGCTGGCCTGGGTGTGGTTCCCCGAGGGCCTCGGCGGACTCGGGCTCGCCCGCGGCGACCAGGGCCCCGTCGACGCGCTGCTGGCGGAGGCCGGCGCCCCCGGCAACCACCCCGAGCGCAACGGGATCGGCCTGGGCATGGCCGCCCCGACCATCCTGCGGTTCGGCACCGAGGAGCAGAAGAAGCGCTTCCTGCGACCGCTGTGGACCGGCGAGGAGATCTGGTGCCAGCTCTTCTCCGAGCCCGGCGCCGGATCGGACCTGGCCGGGCTGGCCACCCGGGCCGTGCCGGACGGCGACGGGTGGGTGGTCAACGGGCAGAAGGTGTGGACCTCGGGGGCGCACAACGCCCAGCTCGCGATCCTGGTCGCCCGCACCGACCCGGACGCGCCGAAGCACCGGGGGCTGACCTACTTCCTCTGCGACATGACCGACCCCGGGGTCGAGGTGCGTCCGCTGCGCCAGATCACCGGCGAGGCCGAGTTCAACGAGGTCTTCCTCAACGACGTGCGGATCCCCGACAGCCAGCGGCTCGGCGAGGTCGGGCAGGGGTGGCTGGTGGCCGCCGCCACCCTGGACAACGAGCGGGTGGCGATCGGTGGCGCGGCAGCGCCGCGGGAGGCCGGGATGATCGGGAAGGTCGCCCGGACCTGGCGCGAGCGGCCCGAGCTGCGCACCACGGGCGTGCACCAGCAGCTGGTCGAGTCGTGGGTCGACGCCGAGGTGGCCCGGGTCACCGGCGTGCGCCTGCGCCAGAAGCTCGCCCAGGGACAACCCGGTCCGGAGGGGTCGGCGATGAAGCTGGTCTTCGCCGGTCTCGCCCAACGGCTCTCCGGCTTGGAGCTCGAGCTGCTCGCCGAGGACGGCCTGCGCTACTCCGACTGGACCATGGTCCGACCCGACCGGGTCGACTTCACCGGCCGCGACGCCGGTTACCGCTACCTGCGCGCGAAGGGGAACTCCATCGAGGGCGGCACCTCGGAGATCCTGCGCAACGTCATCGCCGAACGCGTCCTCGGCCTCCCCGGTGAGCACCGGGTGGACAAGGACGTGCCGTGGAAGGAGATCCCGCGATGA
- a CDS encoding PucR family transcriptional regulator, producing MTERLPELLLSASPEVSTLLVEETVAPLLGLGRHQSEVLLATLATLVRCNGSPTKAAEELYCHRNTVLYRLKQIEGLTGRDLRDPRDRLLLALGLLAIGHTEGGR from the coding sequence GTGACCGAGCGACTGCCCGAGCTGCTGCTCAGCGCCAGCCCCGAGGTCAGCACGCTGCTGGTCGAGGAGACGGTGGCACCGCTCCTGGGCCTGGGACGGCACCAGTCCGAGGTGCTGCTCGCCACGCTCGCCACGCTGGTCCGCTGCAACGGATCACCGACCAAGGCCGCCGAGGAGCTCTACTGCCACCGCAACACGGTGCTGTACCGGCTCAAGCAGATCGAGGGGCTGACCGGGCGCGACCTCCGTGACCCGCGGGACCGGCTGCTGCTCGCGCTCGGCCTGCTCGCCATCGGGCACACCGAGGGCGGCCGGTAG